One Turneriella parva DSM 21527 genomic region harbors:
- the ccrA gene encoding crotonyl-CoA carboxylase/reductase, whose protein sequence is MAKELYELNEAIPVGEVPKKMYAMAIRKERYGEPKNAFKKEVIDVPEIGPDDALVLVRAAGINYNNVWASLGIPLDMIDVHVKDQNDHSGVHIGGSDASGIVYKVGANVKNVKVGDEVVVHCGMWDVNNADIKAGKVDPIVHTSNRIWGYEVSYGSFAQFTKVQAHQCLPRPKHLSWEASAAYMLVGATAYRMLMGFAEHTVRKDDVVLIWGGAGGLGSMAIQIVREMGGKPIAVVNDTSKFDFCKSLGAVGVINRKDFNHWGMLPHWKDEAKYAEWIKGARAFGKAIWEIVGKGVNPRIVFEHPGETTIPTSCMVVDRGGMVVICAGTTGYNATVDLRYHWMHQKRLQGSHFANDEQCTAFNNLVLEKRIDPCLSQTFTFEQIGDVHQMMYENKHPHGNMVATVQLG, encoded by the coding sequence ATGGCAAAAGAACTCTACGAACTGAATGAAGCTATCCCCGTTGGGGAAGTTCCCAAGAAAATGTACGCGATGGCGATTCGCAAAGAACGCTATGGCGAACCGAAAAACGCGTTTAAGAAAGAAGTGATCGACGTGCCAGAAATCGGGCCAGACGATGCGCTCGTGCTCGTGCGTGCTGCGGGCATCAACTACAACAACGTCTGGGCTTCTCTCGGCATTCCGCTCGACATGATCGACGTTCACGTGAAAGACCAGAATGACCACTCAGGTGTTCATATCGGTGGTTCCGATGCATCGGGCATCGTTTACAAAGTTGGCGCGAACGTGAAAAACGTTAAAGTGGGCGACGAAGTGGTTGTCCACTGCGGCATGTGGGATGTCAACAATGCCGATATCAAAGCGGGTAAAGTTGACCCGATCGTTCATACATCCAACCGCATCTGGGGTTACGAAGTCAGCTACGGCAGCTTCGCGCAGTTCACCAAAGTTCAGGCACACCAGTGCCTGCCGCGCCCCAAACACCTGAGCTGGGAGGCTTCGGCTGCCTACATGCTCGTCGGTGCAACGGCGTACCGCATGCTCATGGGTTTCGCAGAACACACCGTGCGCAAAGACGACGTGGTGCTCATCTGGGGCGGCGCGGGCGGCCTCGGTTCCATGGCGATTCAGATCGTGCGCGAGATGGGCGGCAAGCCGATTGCAGTCGTGAACGACACGAGTAAATTCGATTTCTGCAAGAGCCTCGGCGCAGTGGGAGTCATCAACAGGAAAGATTTTAACCACTGGGGCATGCTGCCACACTGGAAAGACGAAGCGAAATATGCCGAGTGGATCAAAGGCGCGCGCGCGTTCGGCAAGGCAATCTGGGAGATCGTCGGCAAAGGCGTGAACCCGCGCATCGTGTTTGAGCACCCGGGTGAAACCACAATACCGACTTCGTGCATGGTCGTTGACCGCGGCGGTATGGTTGTCATCTGCGCCGGCACAACCGGTTACAATGCAACCGTCGACCTGCGCTACCACTGGATGCACCAGAAGCGTCTGCAGGGTTCGCACTTTGCGAACGACGAACAGTGCACCGCTTTCAACAACCTCGTTCTCGAAAAGCGCATCGACCCATGCCTGTCGCAAACATTCACGTTTGAACAGATCGGTGACGTGCACCAAATGATGTACGAAAACAAGCACCCACATGGGAACATGGTTGCGACAGTTCAGCTCGGCTAA
- a CDS encoding transglutaminase family protein, translating into MALRSHNIPALLTQVARDLAAERSVDESAAFVELVATETAWAEIFRHIDTISDFAVRHKLRNLELDYTVAFVRNEMQQVLPRSGNDVWALERTSYLTGLFSDAFNLWDEYCAALDMLEVDLREELEASSLTPRRVKNRMHDIELVREILGAMNRVIFERTGLAGEEGAINKVESHSAQLVLCERVPGIPLSLAVIYLITGSRLGFPLYGVNTPGRFLLKWQLGDLEIFVDVFDKGSLVTRQNLEMLLSANLSGYSTRLLDPAPFEIITRRSLANLAALAIRGEDTDRARKLENLSRGLFGF; encoded by the coding sequence ATGGCGCTGCGTTCGCATAATATTCCCGCACTCTTGACGCAGGTCGCGCGCGATCTCGCGGCCGAGCGAAGCGTCGATGAATCTGCTGCTTTCGTTGAACTCGTCGCAACAGAGACGGCGTGGGCAGAAATTTTTCGCCACATCGACACGATCAGCGACTTTGCGGTCAGACATAAACTTAGAAATCTTGAACTTGATTACACAGTGGCGTTCGTACGCAACGAAATGCAGCAGGTACTGCCGCGCAGCGGCAACGATGTCTGGGCACTCGAACGCACGAGCTATCTGACCGGGCTTTTTTCAGACGCGTTCAATCTCTGGGACGAATATTGCGCGGCGCTCGATATGCTCGAAGTCGACCTGCGCGAAGAACTCGAAGCAAGTTCGCTCACCCCAAGGCGGGTTAAGAACCGCATGCACGACATTGAACTCGTGCGCGAGATACTCGGCGCAATGAACAGGGTCATCTTTGAACGTACAGGTCTTGCCGGTGAAGAAGGTGCAATAAATAAAGTAGAATCACATTCCGCGCAGCTGGTCCTGTGCGAGCGAGTACCGGGAATTCCCCTGTCGCTCGCAGTCATCTATCTCATCACCGGTTCACGTCTCGGTTTTCCCCTTTATGGCGTGAACACACCCGGCAGGTTTTTGCTGAAATGGCAACTGGGAGATCTCGAAATTTTTGTCGACGTATTCGACAAAGGGTCGCTCGTCACCCGGCAAAATCTCGAAATGCTGCTTTCCGCAAACCTCAGCGGCTATTCTACCCGCCTGCTCGACCCGGCACCGTTTGAAATAATCACGCGCCGGTCACTCGCCAACCTCGCTGCGCTCGCTATTCGCGGCGAAGACACAGACCGCGCGCGCAAACTCGAGAATCTGTCGCGGGGCCTGTTCGGATTCTAA
- a CDS encoding SDR family NAD(P)-dependent oxidoreductase — MHKPVALITGASTGIGYEMAKIFAARGYDLVVVARSAKNLKALQDNLSPLVKVTSIPLDLAAPKAAQSLFTKTKKAKLEIDVLVNNAGFGSSGRFVDLDLKRELMQIDLNIRVLTELSHIYGAEMAKRKKGRILNVASTAAFQPGPFMAVYYATKAFVLHFSEAIADELQPRGVQVSVLCPGATVTEFADTAGMHKSRLFSSKLMKPATAEAVAIYGVNKFLKGKTLIIHGFMNKIMVISGKFSPRFIVRKIAGYLNGGA, encoded by the coding sequence ATGCACAAACCTGTAGCTCTCATCACCGGCGCATCGACCGGCATCGGCTATGAAATGGCCAAAATTTTCGCGGCACGCGGTTACGATCTCGTGGTTGTTGCGCGCAGCGCCAAAAACCTCAAAGCATTGCAAGACAATCTTTCACCGCTCGTGAAAGTAACTTCGATACCCCTCGATCTTGCCGCACCCAAAGCGGCGCAGTCTTTGTTTACCAAAACGAAAAAGGCCAAACTCGAGATCGATGTGCTGGTGAACAATGCGGGCTTCGGTTCGAGCGGTCGATTCGTTGATCTCGACCTCAAGCGTGAACTGATGCAGATTGACCTGAACATACGCGTGCTGACTGAGCTCAGCCATATTTACGGCGCCGAAATGGCGAAGAGAAAAAAGGGGCGGATCTTAAACGTAGCGTCTACCGCGGCTTTTCAGCCTGGGCCTTTCATGGCGGTCTACTATGCCACAAAAGCATTCGTGCTGCATTTCTCTGAAGCGATCGCCGACGAGTTGCAACCCCGCGGAGTGCAGGTTTCGGTTCTCTGCCCTGGTGCGACCGTGACAGAATTTGCCGACACCGCCGGTATGCACAAGTCACGGCTCTTCAGTTCAAAACTGATGAAGCCTGCCACAGCAGAAGCAGTCGCGATTTATGGAGTGAATAAATTTCTTAAAGGCAAAACCCTGATCATCCATGGGTTTATGAACAAGATCATGGTTATCTCTGGAAAATTCAGCCCGCGCTTCATCGTGCGCAAGATTGCGGGGTACTTGAACGGCGGTGCTTAA
- a CDS encoding type II toxin-antitoxin system Phd/YefM family antitoxin: MAATTNILEAKTHLSKLIKRALAGEEVIISKANKPLVKLVPYTDPQAKKRRPVGSKLGPVWVADDFDAPLQEMKDYM, from the coding sequence GTGGCAGCCACAACAAATATACTGGAGGCAAAGACCCATCTTTCAAAGCTCATTAAGCGCGCCTTGGCCGGCGAAGAAGTGATAATCTCAAAGGCGAATAAGCCCCTCGTCAAACTCGTGCCATATACCGACCCGCAGGCAAAGAAGCGTCGCCCCGTCGGGTCAAAACTCGGCCCAGTCTGGGTCGCCGACGATTTTGATGCCCCGCTACAAGAGATGAAGGATTATATGTAG
- a CDS encoding type II toxin-antitoxin system VapC family toxin codes for MRLLIDTQILLWWVRGEPESQLKKSHLETLLDPEVELLFSHVSVWEMAIKQSIGKLRLPAPAGDFAEFEAQDKFFRFLPIQLEHIAAYQKLPMDHRDPFDRMLAAQAQVEGLQLMTSNKNFDRLGIKRYW; via the coding sequence GTGCGCCTTTTGATAGACACACAAATTCTGCTGTGGTGGGTTCGTGGTGAACCAGAATCGCAGCTGAAAAAATCGCATTTGGAAACTCTACTTGATCCCGAAGTGGAGCTGCTTTTCAGCCACGTCAGTGTATGGGAAATGGCAATAAAGCAGAGCATTGGTAAATTAAGATTGCCTGCGCCTGCCGGGGATTTTGCCGAATTCGAAGCACAAGATAAATTTTTCAGGTTCTTGCCCATTCAACTCGAGCATATCGCGGCCTATCAGAAGTTACCGATGGACCACCGCGATCCGTTTGATCGCATGCTTGCCGCGCAGGCTCAGGTCGAGGGCCTGCAACTCATGACCAGCAACAAAAACTTCGACAGGCTCGGTATAAAGAGGTATTGGTAG
- a CDS encoding CoA transferase subunit A: MNKTVTNAEAAIADIHSGAVLGIGGFGLCGIPENCLAALVKKGVKNLTCISNNAGVEDFGIGLLLKTRQVKKMIASYVGENAEFERQLLSGELDVELVPQGTLATRCMAAGYGMPAIFTPAGIGTEVAEGKETRKFLVDGAEKEFLMEYAFQIDFALVKAWKGDTHGNLVFRGTARNFNPLMAMAGKITIAEVEELVPAGTLDPNYIHTPGIYVHRIFQGAGYEKRIEQRTTRKR; the protein is encoded by the coding sequence ATGAATAAGACTGTCACCAATGCAGAAGCCGCAATCGCCGATATACACAGTGGCGCCGTGCTGGGTATCGGTGGGTTTGGACTCTGCGGTATTCCTGAAAATTGTCTGGCGGCGCTGGTTAAGAAGGGTGTCAAAAACCTGACCTGCATCTCTAACAATGCCGGCGTCGAAGATTTCGGTATCGGGCTTTTGCTCAAGACCCGGCAGGTGAAAAAGATGATCGCTTCATATGTCGGCGAGAATGCTGAATTCGAACGGCAGCTGCTTTCGGGTGAACTCGATGTGGAGCTCGTGCCGCAAGGCACTCTGGCGACGCGGTGCATGGCTGCAGGCTATGGTATGCCTGCAATCTTCACGCCCGCAGGTATAGGTACCGAAGTCGCCGAGGGCAAAGAGACACGCAAATTTCTGGTCGATGGCGCCGAAAAAGAATTTCTCATGGAATATGCTTTCCAGATCGATTTCGCGCTCGTCAAAGCCTGGAAAGGCGACACGCACGGCAATCTGGTATTTCGCGGCACCGCGCGCAACTTCAACCCCTTAATGGCAATGGCCGGCAAGATCACGATTGCAGAGGTTGAAGAACTGGTGCCTGCCGGCACGCTCGACCCCAATTATATTCACACTCCGGGAATCTATGTGCACAGAATTTTTCAGGGCGCAGGCTATGAGAAGCGCATAGAACAGAGAACAACCCGTAAGAGGTAA
- a CDS encoding CoA transferase subunit B, whose protein sequence is MLDKTGIAKRIACEVKDGYYVNLGIGIPTLVSNYIPEGLNVVLQSENGLLGMGPFPYEGEEDPDYINAGKQTITTLPGSSIFDSAMSFGMIRARKVDLTILGAMEVAENGDIANWKIPGKMVKGMGGAMDLVASAKNIIVAMQHVNKANESKLLKRCTLPLTGVRCVKKIVTELAVIDVTPQGFKLLETAPGVSVEQVKNATEGRLIIEGNVPEMQI, encoded by the coding sequence ATGCTCGATAAAACAGGTATCGCAAAACGTATCGCGTGCGAGGTTAAAGACGGCTACTACGTCAACCTGGGCATTGGCATTCCGACTTTGGTTTCGAATTACATACCAGAAGGATTAAACGTCGTACTGCAGTCAGAAAACGGCCTTTTGGGCATGGGGCCGTTTCCTTACGAGGGTGAAGAAGACCCCGACTACATCAACGCCGGCAAGCAGACCATCACTACCCTGCCGGGCTCGTCGATCTTTGACTCGGCGATGAGCTTCGGCATGATACGCGCCCGCAAAGTCGACCTGACGATTTTGGGCGCGATGGAAGTTGCAGAAAACGGCGATATTGCGAACTGGAAGATTCCCGGCAAGATGGTCAAGGGCATGGGCGGCGCGATGGACCTCGTGGCCTCGGCCAAGAACATCATCGTCGCAATGCAGCATGTGAACAAGGCGAATGAATCAAAACTGCTTAAGCGCTGCACGCTGCCACTGACAGGTGTTCGCTGCGTGAAGAAGATCGTGACCGAACTGGCAGTTATCGACGTGACCCCTCAGGGTTTCAAACTGCTCGAGACTGCGCCGGGAGTGAGTGTCGAGCAGGTGAAGAATGCCACTGAAGGCCGGTTAATTATCGAGGGCAATGTGCCTGAAATGCAAATTTAA
- a CDS encoding YgiQ family radical SAM protein: protein MPELLDTRKWLPITAEELERKGFGPGELDVILVSGDAYVDHPSFGTAVIGRMLEAEGLSVAIIPQPNWRDDLRDFKKFGAPRLFFGVTAGNMDSMVNHYTARKRRRSSDAYTPGGASGFRPDYASYTYTKILKQLYPDVPVLLGGIEASLRRVTHYDYWSDSLKPTILADTGADLLVYGNGELPLKEIIRLVKRGVPFNKLNTVPQTALLTEHVPLNKSWQDVEITPHETCLKDKKVYSQNFKIIERESNKTNARRILQRVDHRTLVINPPYPPMDSATLDRSFEYPYTRMPHPKYRKRGPIAAYEMIKFSINTHRGCFGGCSFCTISAHQGKFIASRSKESIARELEALAEHPEFKGVISDMGGPSANMYKMQGKDLSICDRCSAPSCIFPKICKNLDTDHHALTEIYRMVKSHPKVKHAFVGSGVRYDMLVPRDEKHDRDNGLSQYTEQLIANHVSGRLKVAPEHTADHVLKVMRKPSFKLFHAFKRQFEKINQRIGKKQQLIPYFISSHPGTSTEDMADLATETAELGFHLEQVQDFTPTPMTVATEIYYSGVHPYTGKPVSQNKDERTKKLQNSFFFWYKKENIGTIKRELSKIKRGDLWERLTNSRGNKA from the coding sequence GTGCCCGAACTCTTAGACACGAGAAAATGGCTGCCCATCACGGCCGAAGAACTCGAACGCAAAGGGTTCGGCCCCGGCGAACTCGACGTGATTCTTGTCTCAGGCGATGCGTACGTCGACCACCCGTCTTTTGGCACGGCGGTCATCGGGCGAATGCTCGAAGCTGAGGGCCTCAGCGTCGCGATTATTCCGCAGCCCAACTGGCGCGACGATTTGCGCGACTTCAAGAAGTTCGGCGCTCCCCGACTGTTCTTCGGCGTCACCGCCGGCAATATGGATTCGATGGTGAACCATTACACCGCTCGCAAGCGAAGGCGCTCGAGCGACGCGTACACGCCTGGCGGGGCGAGCGGCTTTCGTCCCGACTATGCCTCATACACCTACACAAAAATTCTGAAACAACTTTACCCCGATGTGCCGGTGCTGCTCGGCGGTATTGAAGCCTCGCTGCGCCGCGTGACGCACTACGACTACTGGTCTGACAGCCTCAAGCCGACAATTCTTGCCGACACCGGCGCAGACCTGCTTGTCTATGGCAACGGCGAATTGCCGCTCAAAGAAATTATCCGGCTTGTGAAACGCGGCGTACCGTTCAACAAACTCAACACCGTACCGCAGACAGCTCTGCTCACAGAACATGTGCCGCTGAACAAAAGCTGGCAAGATGTGGAGATCACCCCGCACGAAACCTGCCTGAAAGACAAAAAAGTCTACTCACAGAATTTCAAGATCATCGAGCGCGAATCAAACAAGACCAACGCACGGCGCATCTTGCAGAGAGTCGACCATCGCACGCTTGTGATAAATCCCCCTTACCCACCGATGGATTCGGCGACGCTCGATCGCAGCTTTGAATACCCTTACACGCGCATGCCGCACCCGAAGTACCGTAAGCGCGGCCCTATCGCCGCATACGAGATGATCAAATTTTCGATCAACACGCACCGTGGCTGTTTTGGTGGATGTAGTTTCTGCACGATTTCGGCGCACCAGGGCAAGTTCATCGCTTCGCGGTCTAAAGAGAGTATCGCGCGTGAACTCGAGGCACTCGCCGAACACCCTGAATTCAAGGGCGTGATCAGCGACATGGGCGGCCCTTCGGCCAACATGTACAAGATGCAGGGCAAAGATCTTTCGATCTGCGACCGGTGCAGCGCGCCTTCGTGCATCTTTCCTAAAATCTGCAAGAACCTCGACACCGACCACCACGCACTCACCGAGATCTACCGCATGGTAAAAAGCCACCCGAAGGTGAAGCATGCGTTCGTCGGTTCGGGCGTTCGTTACGACATGCTGGTACCCAGGGACGAAAAACACGACCGCGATAATGGCCTCAGCCAATACACCGAACAGCTGATCGCGAACCATGTGTCAGGACGTCTGAAGGTTGCGCCTGAGCACACGGCCGACCACGTGCTCAAGGTGATGCGCAAACCTTCGTTTAAACTTTTCCACGCGTTCAAACGGCAGTTCGAAAAAATCAACCAGCGCATCGGCAAGAAGCAGCAGCTGATTCCCTACTTTATTTCTTCGCATCCCGGTACGAGCACAGAAGACATGGCCGACCTCGCGACCGAGACTGCCGAACTCGGTTTTCATCTCGAACAGGTGCAGGATTTCACCCCCACACCGATGACCGTCGCCACCGAAATTTATTACTCTGGCGTTCATCCGTATACGGGCAAGCCGGTATCACAGAATAAAGACGAGCGCACCAAGAAGCTGCAGAACAGTTTTTTCTTTTGGTATAAGAAAGAAAACATTGGCACGATTAAGCGCGAGCTCTCAAAGATCAAGCGCGGTGATTTGTGGGAAAGGCTGACGAATTCCAGGGGCAATAAGGCATAA
- a CDS encoding type II toxin-antitoxin system antitoxin SocA domain-containing protein — MRHTQGIYEDSVKLRAMIIFILRKLPGKLNRVALCKNLYYSEMHHFQKHGKSISGADYMHIEASPVPRHFNEIIAAMVAKGEVRVVPHVAPEVIEGRQIMVLRGMVFESDAPLLNVLGRDELRAVRMVSSTLQNEMNLETRYFPQYYQHYVQTGLYEVIPNVTFPKRPHLQFKAWSRKIYRLMWQ; from the coding sequence ATGCGACACACCCAGGGCATCTACGAAGACTCAGTCAAATTACGCGCGATGATCATTTTCATTCTGCGCAAGCTGCCGGGCAAACTCAATCGGGTCGCGCTTTGCAAGAACCTCTATTATTCTGAGATGCACCATTTTCAGAAGCACGGTAAGAGTATCAGCGGCGCCGATTATATGCACATCGAAGCATCGCCCGTGCCGCGGCACTTCAACGAAATCATCGCCGCGATGGTTGCAAAAGGTGAGGTGCGTGTCGTGCCGCACGTCGCGCCCGAAGTTATCGAGGGCAGGCAGATTATGGTACTTCGCGGCATGGTGTTTGAAAGCGATGCGCCGCTCTTAAACGTGCTCGGCCGCGACGAGCTGCGCGCGGTACGCATGGTTTCGTCAACACTGCAGAACGAGATGAACCTCGAGACACGTTATTTTCCGCAATACTACCAGCATTATGTGCAGACGGGTCTCTACGAGGTGATACCCAACGTGACGTTTCCCAAACGCCCGCACCTGCAGTTCAAGGCGTGGAGTCGAAAGATATATAGATTGATGTGGCAATAA
- a CDS encoding efflux RND transporter periplasmic adaptor subunit, producing MDIVRVFFQGKRKYFTIAFMVAVGLFALQRIRSAPPTVELPLKKTTIVRTVYGLGTVQAEREYQLKIGIAANIRRLYVHEGDAVKAGDKLVEFDQVPTMRSPISGVVSTVSFEEGEAVFPQNPVLKVIDLTRRYITVSLDEKAAVLVKKAQKVRIAFEGIPGKYFAGSVVSIYPSEGQFFVKVDSKELPAEILPGMSADLAIEAGTKDNVFVAPIRAVQDRKVTIIRAGKKLRVPVQLGLTQGEHVEIVAAELAEGDILRYQ from the coding sequence ATGGATATCGTGCGCGTCTTCTTTCAGGGCAAACGGAAATATTTCACAATTGCGTTTATGGTTGCCGTCGGCCTTTTTGCGCTGCAGCGCATTCGCTCCGCCCCACCGACGGTTGAACTTCCGCTGAAGAAGACAACAATCGTGCGGACTGTCTATGGCCTGGGAACCGTGCAGGCCGAGCGCGAATACCAGCTGAAAATTGGTATCGCCGCAAACATTCGCCGGCTCTACGTGCACGAAGGCGACGCGGTAAAAGCCGGCGATAAGCTGGTTGAATTCGATCAGGTGCCGACCATGCGCTCGCCGATTTCGGGCGTCGTCTCGACTGTTTCGTTTGAAGAGGGTGAAGCGGTTTTTCCGCAAAACCCTGTGCTCAAGGTTATCGACCTGACGCGCCGTTATATCACCGTTTCGCTCGATGAAAAGGCCGCCGTACTCGTCAAGAAAGCGCAGAAGGTGCGCATCGCTTTCGAAGGTATACCGGGAAAATACTTCGCGGGCAGCGTGGTTTCGATCTATCCATCAGAGGGGCAGTTCTTTGTCAAAGTCGATTCGAAAGAGCTACCTGCAGAAATATTGCCAGGCATGTCGGCCGACCTCGCGATCGAAGCCGGTACGAAAGACAATGTCTTTGTCGCGCCGATTCGCGCAGTGCAAGACCGTAAGGTGACAATCATTCGCGCAGGGAAAAAGCTGCGCGTACCTGTGCAGTTAGGGCTCACGCAGGGCGAACATGTCGAGATCGTCGCGGCAGAACTTGCCGAGGGCGATATTCTTCGGTATCAGTAG